DNA sequence from the Candidatus Limnocylindrales bacterium genome:
GCCATCAAGAATTCCGGTGGCGTGTTCTGCACTTGCACGATGAAGTCTTCGTATCGCGCGAAGGCCTGGAAGGAGACGGCCAGGCCCTGGTCGGCGAGCACGGACTGGACGCGCTCGGTCAATTTGTTGAGGTCGCCGGGGCGCCAGTCCGGGCTGAAGAAGTAGAAGCGCGCGGCGCCTTCCTGCGCCGCCGCCGGTCCCGCCATCGCTGCGGCGACGGCAAGAATGGCGAGCAGGCGACGGGGCGATCGGCGGGCGAGCAAAGCGCGCATGGCGGGCGAGTCTATCACGGGGCACCGGGCTGGCAGATGCGTCCGACTGCGGTTAGACAGGCCGGTGCGACCCGCTGCAAGCTGGAAACCGGCGGGCCTGCCGCCTTGCCGGCCGCGCCGGCCGAAGCGCCGCCGGCCTTGCCGGACCGGCCCGACGCTGCAGCCCCCCGTGAAGACGCGGCGAAGGAGGCCCCGTGAACTACCAGCAGATCGCCTACGAAGTCTCGGGCGGCATCGCCACGTGCACTCTGAGCAGGCCCGACCAACTCAACGCCTGGACGCCGCGCATGCAGATCGAGCTGCGCGACGCGCTCTACGCCGCGGCTGCCGATGACGACGTCCGCGCCATCATCATCACCGGCGCCGGCCGCGGCTTTTGCGCCGGCGCCGACATGAAGCTCCTTGGCAGCTTCAGCGGCGCCGGGCGCATGACCGCCGACGCCGACCTGCCGCAGGTCGAGAACGAGCCGCCGCCGGGCCCCATCCGTCCCGACTTCCAGACCGAATACAGCTACCTGCTGTCGATCCCCAAGCCGATCATCGCGGCCATCAACGGCCCGGCCGCCGGCGTCGGCTTCGTGCTCGCGCTGTTCTGCGACATCCGCATGGCGTCGGCCTCCGCACGCATGGGCGCCATCTTCGCGCGGCGCGGCCTGGTGGCCGAGTACGGCGTCAGCTGGATCCTTCCGCGGCTGGTGGGGCTGGCCAATGCCAGCGACATCCTCTTCTCCGGCCGCCTCGTGGATGCCGACGAAGCGCTGCGCATGGGGCTCGTCAGCAGGGTAATCCGAAACGAGACATTTCTCGGCGAAGTGCGTGATTACGCGAACTCTCTCGTCAGTGCGTCGTCACCGCGCTCGATTCGGATCATGAAGCGCCAGATCTACGAGGACCAGCTCTCCACGCTCGAGCATTCGGTGGGCGTGGCCATCAAGGAGATGCACGAGAGCCTGCGCTCGGAGGATTTCCGCGAAGGCGTCGCGCACTTCCTGGAGAAGCGTTCGCCGAAGTTCACCGGGCGGTAGCGGGCCGGCCGTCGCTGCTGGCGGTCGCTGCGCAGCCACTGCCGCGATTGCGGGCGTCGTGCAGACACGTCGCCGGCCGTTCGGGATCCTCGGCCGGCAGTGACCGCCAGGCAT
Encoded proteins:
- a CDS encoding enoyl-CoA hydratase encodes the protein MNYQQIAYEVSGGIATCTLSRPDQLNAWTPRMQIELRDALYAAAADDDVRAIIITGAGRGFCAGADMKLLGSFSGAGRMTADADLPQVENEPPPGPIRPDFQTEYSYLLSIPKPIIAAINGPAAGVGFVLALFCDIRMASASARMGAIFARRGLVAEYGVSWILPRLVGLANASDILFSGRLVDADEALRMGLVSRVIRNETFLGEVRDYANSLVSASSPRSIRIMKRQIYEDQLSTLEHSVGVAIKEMHESLRSEDFREGVAHFLEKRSPKFTGR